Proteins encoded in a region of the Flavobacterium sp. PMTSA4 genome:
- a CDS encoding dihydrofolate reductase, producing MITLIAAIGENNELGKDNQLIWHLPDDFKRFKLITTGHYIVMGRKTFESFPKPLPNRTHVIITRQKKYAPENCIVVNSISDAIAICPKNEDIFIIGGGEIYKQSIDIADKLELTRVHHSFEADAFFPEVDLKNWELISEEYHPKDEKHKFDFTFLTYTRKR from the coding sequence ATGATAACACTTATTGCTGCCATTGGCGAAAACAACGAACTTGGGAAAGACAATCAATTAATTTGGCATTTACCAGATGATTTTAAAAGATTTAAATTGATTACAACTGGACATTATATAGTAATGGGAAGAAAAACTTTCGAAAGTTTTCCTAAACCATTACCCAACAGAACTCATGTAATCATTACTCGCCAAAAAAAATATGCTCCTGAAAACTGTATTGTTGTTAATTCAATATCAGATGCTATAGCAATTTGTCCAAAAAACGAAGATATTTTCATCATTGGCGGAGGAGAAATTTACAAACAATCTATTGATATTGCAGACAAACTAGAACTTACTCGAGTTCATCATAGTTTTGAAGCAGATGCTTTTTTTCCTGAAGTAGATTTAAAAAATTGGGAATTAATATCTGAAGAATATCATCCAAAAGATGAAAAACACAAATTTGACTTCACCTTTTTAACCTATACTCGAAAGAGATAA
- a CDS encoding electron transfer flavoprotein subunit alpha/FixB family protein: MSLLIYAESVEGKFKKVAFELASYAKKVAESLGTSVTAVTVNAGDVSELSKYGVDKVLKVTNDKLKNFNAKAYADVIKQAAQKENAKVILLSSTTDSLYLAPIVAVGLDAGFASNVVGLPLSTSPFQVKRNSFSNKAFTITEIESDVKVLGLAKNSYGVFESASSTSQEDFSPSLNDADFNVKVESVDRTTGKVTIADADIVVSGGRGLKGPENWGMIEELASVLGAATACSKPVSDLGWRPHSEHVGQTGKPVATNLYIAVGISGAIQHIAGINSSKVKVVINSDAEAPFFKVADYGVVGDAFDIVPRLTQKLKEFKAQNS, from the coding sequence ATGTCATTATTAATATATGCAGAATCGGTAGAAGGAAAATTCAAAAAAGTAGCTTTTGAATTGGCTTCTTATGCAAAAAAGGTAGCCGAATCATTAGGAACAAGTGTAACAGCAGTTACTGTAAATGCTGGAGATGTTTCAGAATTGTCTAAATATGGAGTAGATAAAGTTTTAAAAGTAACTAATGATAAGTTAAAAAACTTTAACGCAAAAGCTTATGCTGATGTTATAAAACAAGCAGCTCAAAAAGAAAATGCAAAAGTTATTTTGCTTTCATCAACTACAGACAGTTTATATTTAGCTCCAATTGTTGCAGTTGGTTTAGATGCAGGTTTTGCGTCAAATGTTGTTGGTTTACCTCTTAGCACATCTCCATTTCAAGTAAAAAGAAATTCTTTTTCAAACAAAGCATTTACAATTACAGAAATTGAATCGGATGTTAAAGTTCTTGGCTTAGCCAAAAATTCTTATGGCGTTTTTGAAAGTGCTTCATCTACAAGTCAAGAAGATTTTTCACCAAGTCTAAATGATGCCGACTTTAACGTAAAAGTAGAATCTGTTGATCGAACAACTGGAAAAGTAACTATTGCAGATGCAGATATCGTTGTTTCTGGTGGTCGTGGATTAAAAGGTCCTGAAAATTGGGGAATGATTGAAGAATTGGCTTCTGTACTTGGAGCAGCAACCGCTTGCTCAAAACCAGTTTCTGATTTAGGATGGCGTCCACATAGTGAGCACGTTGGTCAAACTGGAAAACCTGTAGCAACAAATTTATACATCGCTGTAGGTATTTCTGGTGCAATTCAACATATTGCCGGAATAAACTCTTCTAAAGTAAAAGTGGTTATTAATTCTGATGCTGAAGCTCCATTTTTTAAAGTCGCTGATTATGGCGTTGTTGGTGATGCTTTCGATATTGTACCAAGATTAACTCAAAAATTAAAAGAATTTAAAGCTCAAAATTCATAA
- the porT gene encoding type IX secretion/gliding motility protein PorT/SprT — protein MKKLFFLSLICLSFQMQAQFGKNLFSKDPIINLENFDKQRVHWGYFLGFSSFDFKTDYKTPNTDIDVKGNTGFNVGLVGNLRLHEYIDLRFEPGLYYASRTLTYKQFDNDRDGLREVKATYINFPLLLKFSSLRTGNVRPYLVGGVSATLNLSSNSKSKDDNLQQKFRVKPWTQNYELGFGVDLYFEYFKFSPSIRGVFGFNDELIRDNDPNSPWTGNIQSMKTRAILINFTFH, from the coding sequence ATGAAAAAACTGTTTTTTTTATCTCTTATATGTTTATCGTTTCAAATGCAAGCGCAATTTGGAAAAAACCTTTTTTCAAAAGATCCAATTATCAATTTAGAAAATTTTGATAAGCAACGAGTTCATTGGGGTTATTTTTTGGGTTTCAGTAGTTTTGATTTTAAAACAGATTATAAAACGCCAAATACAGATATTGATGTAAAAGGAAACACAGGTTTTAATGTTGGTTTGGTTGGAAATTTACGCTTACACGAATATATTGATTTACGTTTTGAACCAGGATTGTATTATGCTTCACGTACCTTAACTTATAAGCAATTTGACAATGACCGCGATGGACTTAGAGAAGTAAAAGCTACCTATATCAACTTTCCTTTATTATTGAAATTTTCTTCTTTAAGAACTGGAAATGTTAGACCTTACTTGGTTGGTGGTGTTTCAGCTACTTTAAATCTATCAAGTAATTCAAAATCAAAAGACGATAATCTTCAACAAAAATTCAGAGTAAAACCTTGGACTCAAAATTATGAGCTTGGTTTTGGAGTTGATTTGTATTTTGAATACTTCAAATTTTCGCCTTCAATTCGTGGAGTTTTTGGCTTTAATGATGAATTAATTCGAGATAATGATCCGAATTCTCCTTGGACAGGAAATATTCAATCAATGAAAACAAGAGCAATTTTAATAAACTTTACGTTTCATTAA
- a CDS encoding electron transfer flavoprotein subunit beta/FixA family protein, translating to MKILVCISHVPDTTSKINFVNGDTEFDTNGVQYVINPNDEFGLTRAIWFQEQQSANVTVVNVGGADTEPTLRKALAIGANEAIRVNATPTDGFFVAKQLAEVAKNGNYDLIICGKESLDYNGGMVPGMLASLLDANFVNSCIDLKVDGNSAKAIREIDGGKETVSTSLPLVIGGQKGLVEEKDLRIPNMRGIMTARTKVLTVLEPVAADNKTKSVKFEKPAPKSAVKLVSPDNLDELINLLHNEAKVI from the coding sequence ATGAAAATATTAGTTTGCATCAGTCATGTTCCGGATACCACTTCAAAAATCAATTTTGTTAACGGCGATACTGAATTTGACACAAATGGTGTACAATATGTAATTAATCCAAATGATGAGTTTGGTTTAACAAGAGCAATTTGGTTTCAAGAGCAACAAAGCGCAAATGTAACTGTTGTAAATGTTGGTGGTGCAGATACTGAACCTACACTTAGAAAAGCTTTAGCAATTGGTGCAAATGAAGCTATTCGTGTAAATGCAACTCCAACCGATGGTTTTTTTGTTGCAAAACAATTAGCAGAAGTTGCAAAAAATGGTAATTATGATTTAATCATTTGCGGAAAAGAATCATTAGACTACAATGGTGGAATGGTCCCAGGAATGTTGGCTTCTTTATTAGATGCAAATTTTGTTAACTCTTGTATCGATTTAAAAGTTGATGGAAATTCGGCGAAAGCAATCAGAGAAATTGATGGAGGAAAAGAAACTGTTTCTACTTCATTGCCATTGGTAATTGGTGGTCAAAAAGGATTAGTAGAAGAAAAAGATTTACGTATCCCAAACATGAGAGGAATCATGACTGCTCGAACAAAAGTTTTAACAGTATTAGAACCCGTTGCCGCTGACAATAAAACTAAATCGGTTAAATTTGAAAAACCAGCACCTAAATCGGCTGTAAAATTAGTTTCTCCAGATAACTTAGATGAATTAATCAATTTACTACACAACGAAGCAAAAGTTATCTAA
- a CDS encoding pyruvate dehydrogenase complex E1 component subunit beta: MRTIQFREAIAEAMSEEMRRDESVYLMGEEVAEYNGAYKASKGMLDEFGPKRVIDTPIAELGFAGIAVGSAMNGNRPIVEYMTFNFSLVGIDQIINNAAKMRQMSAGQFPMPMVFRGPTASAGQLGATHSQAFENWFANTPGLKVVVPSTPYDAKGLLKAAIRDNDPVIFMESEQMYGDKGEVPDGEYILPLGVADIKREGTDVTIVSFGKIIKEAFIAADELEKEGISCEIIDLRTVRPMDYDAIINSVKKTNRLVVLEEAWPFASVASEITYMVQERAFDYLDAPVQRITTADTPAPYSPTLLKEWLPNAEDVIKAVKKVTYK; this comes from the coding sequence ATGAGAACGATACAATTTAGAGAAGCAATTGCTGAAGCGATGAGTGAAGAAATGCGTCGCGATGAATCAGTTTATTTAATGGGTGAAGAAGTTGCCGAATATAATGGTGCTTATAAAGCTTCAAAAGGAATGTTGGACGAATTTGGTCCAAAAAGAGTTATTGATACACCAATTGCTGAACTTGGTTTTGCTGGAATTGCTGTTGGTTCAGCTATGAATGGAAATCGTCCGATTGTAGAATATATGACGTTCAACTTTTCATTGGTTGGTATCGACCAAATTATAAACAACGCTGCGAAAATGCGTCAAATGTCTGCGGGTCAATTCCCAATGCCAATGGTTTTTCGTGGTCCAACGGCTTCTGCAGGACAATTAGGAGCAACACACTCACAAGCTTTCGAAAATTGGTTTGCTAACACACCAGGTTTAAAAGTTGTTGTGCCATCAACACCTTATGATGCTAAAGGTTTATTAAAGGCTGCCATTCGCGATAATGATCCAGTTATTTTTATGGAATCAGAACAAATGTATGGTGATAAAGGTGAAGTGCCTGATGGAGAATATATTTTGCCGTTAGGAGTTGCAGATATCAAAAGAGAAGGAACAGATGTTACTATAGTATCTTTTGGAAAAATAATAAAGGAAGCGTTTATAGCTGCAGATGAATTGGAGAAAGAAGGCATTTCATGTGAAATAATCGATTTAAGAACTGTTCGTCCGATGGATTATGATGCAATTATAAATTCTGTTAAAAAAACAAATAGATTAGTAGTTTTAGAAGAAGCTTGGCCTTTTGCGAGTGTTGCTTCTGAAATTACCTATATGGTTCAAGAACGTGCCTTTGATTATCTTGATGCACCAGTTCAAAGAATTACTACAGCTGATACGCCTGCGCCATATTCGCCAACACTTTTAAAAGAGTGGTTGCCTAACGCAGAAGATGTTATTAAAGCTGTGAAAAAAGTAACTTACAAATAA
- a CDS encoding TrmH family RNA methyltransferase, translated as MVSKNQIKLINSLQQKKYRNEHQLFIAEGVKVIQELLQSNIVLEHLFATSEIFSSFDVKAKTEVSTQEMKKISALTTPSSCLALFKIPSQNSIEKSGLIVALDDIRDPGNLGTIVRLCDWFGVTQIVCSKETVDLYNPKVVQATMGSIARVKVNYLDLNKFISESSLPVFGTFMDGKNIYKEALPNEGIIVFGNEANGISSEIGKNIKKRIAIPQFGEIQETESLNVATATAIVLSEFRRKN; from the coding sequence ATGGTTAGTAAAAACCAAATAAAATTGATTAATAGCCTTCAGCAAAAAAAATACAGAAACGAACACCAACTTTTCATTGCTGAAGGTGTAAAAGTAATTCAAGAATTGCTACAATCAAATATTGTGCTAGAACATTTATTTGCTACTTCTGAAATTTTTTCATCTTTTGATGTTAAAGCAAAAACTGAGGTTTCAACTCAAGAAATGAAAAAAATATCTGCATTAACAACTCCAAGTTCTTGCTTAGCATTGTTTAAAATTCCAAGTCAAAATTCTATTGAAAAATCAGGATTAATTGTTGCACTTGACGATATTCGCGATCCTGGAAATCTTGGGACAATTGTTCGTCTTTGTGATTGGTTTGGAGTAACACAAATAGTTTGTTCAAAGGAAACGGTTGATTTGTATAATCCAAAAGTAGTTCAAGCTACGATGGGTTCAATAGCAAGAGTAAAAGTAAATTATCTGGATTTGAATAAGTTTATTTCAGAAAGTTCATTGCCTGTTTTTGGAACTTTTATGGATGGAAAAAACATTTATAAAGAAGCATTGCCCAATGAAGGAATTATAGTTTTTGGAAATGAAGCTAATGGAATTTCTTCTGAAATTGGAAAAAATATTAAAAAACGAATAGCAATTCCTCAATTTGGTGAAATTCAGGAAACCGAAAGTTTAAATGTTGCCACCGCAACCGCAATTGTTTTGAGTGAATTTCGTAGAAAAAATTAA
- the ubiE gene encoding bifunctional demethylmenaquinone methyltransferase/2-methoxy-6-polyprenyl-1,4-benzoquinol methylase UbiE has translation MSKQITPYKDSSLGKKEQVTQMFDNISGNYDELNRVISLGIDVKWRKKVVKLVSDKNPKTILDIATGTGDLVIMMSDSSAEKIIGLDLSAGMLEIGKQKIKQKNLSDKIEMIQADSENIPYEDNYFDAITVSFGIRNFETLEKGLAEIYRVLKPGGIFVILETSVPTKFPFKQGYFFYSKVILPVIGKIFSKDKSAYSYLSTSAANFPFGEKLNNILRKVSFIDCVALPQTFGVATIYTATKK, from the coding sequence ATGTCTAAGCAAATTACTCCATATAAAGATTCATCTCTAGGGAAAAAAGAACAGGTTACCCAAATGTTTGACAACATTTCTGGAAATTATGATGAATTGAATCGCGTCATCTCATTAGGTATAGATGTCAAATGGAGAAAAAAAGTTGTTAAATTGGTTTCAGATAAAAATCCGAAAACCATTTTAGACATTGCTACAGGAACAGGTGATTTGGTAATTATGATGTCTGATTCTTCTGCAGAAAAAATAATAGGATTAGATCTTTCGGCTGGAATGCTTGAAATTGGAAAGCAAAAAATCAAACAAAAAAATCTTTCTGATAAAATAGAAATGATTCAAGCGGATAGTGAAAACATTCCTTATGAAGATAATTATTTTGATGCAATTACTGTTTCTTTCGGAATTAGAAACTTTGAAACTTTAGAAAAAGGATTGGCAGAAATATATAGAGTTTTAAAACCTGGAGGCATTTTTGTAATTCTAGAAACTTCAGTTCCAACAAAATTTCCATTCAAACAAGGTTACTTTTTCTATTCAAAAGTTATCTTACCTGTTATTGGAAAGATTTTTTCAAAAGACAAATCTGCTTACAGTTATTTATCTACTTCGGCAGCAAATTTTCCATTTGGAGAAAAATTAAACAATATTTTACGGAAAGTTTCGTTTATAGATTGTGTTGCGTTACCACAAACGTTTGGAGTAGCAACAATTTACACGGCAACAAAAAAATAA
- a CDS encoding bifunctional nuclease family protein, with protein MSLVKLTIKGISYSQTQNGAYALILNEVDGERKLPIVIGAFEAQSIAIALEKEIKPPRPLTHDLFKSFADRFDIVVKQVIIHKLVDGVFYSSIICERDKIEEIIDARTSDAIALALRFNAPIFTYKNILDKAGIYLNNPSESEGETEDEGVLSSPETFGLDDDGNEPKEGYSKLSLSELHSLLESAVQDEDYEKAARIRDEISKRES; from the coding sequence ATGAGTTTAGTAAAACTTACCATAAAAGGTATATCATACAGTCAAACCCAAAATGGTGCTTATGCGTTGATTTTGAATGAAGTTGACGGAGAAAGAAAACTACCTATTGTAATTGGAGCTTTTGAAGCCCAATCAATTGCTATAGCACTTGAAAAAGAAATAAAACCTCCAAGACCTTTAACACACGATTTGTTTAAAAGTTTTGCCGACCGTTTTGACATTGTTGTAAAACAAGTTATTATTCATAAATTAGTTGATGGCGTTTTCTACTCGAGTATAATTTGCGAAAGAGATAAAATTGAAGAAATTATTGATGCTAGAACATCTGATGCTATTGCATTAGCGTTACGTTTTAATGCTCCAATTTTTACCTATAAAAATATTTTAGATAAAGCTGGAATTTATTTAAATAATCCTTCTGAATCAGAAGGCGAAACCGAAGATGAAGGAGTTTTATCAAGTCCTGAAACATTTGGACTAGATGATGATGGAAATGAACCAAAAGAAGGTTATTCTAAATTAAGTTTATCAGAACTTCATTCATTATTGGAATCAGCAGTACAAGATGAAGATTATGAAAAAGCGGCAAGAATTAGAGATGAAATTTCAAAAAGAGAATCATAA
- a CDS encoding isoamylase early set domain-containing protein — MAIKKQFIKSKPVCKVTFSIEAKEANVASVVGDFNNWNPKEGELSKLKNGTFKGLFEVPKDATYEFKYVVDGNFLNDPEADGYVYNDFAGAENSVVTV, encoded by the coding sequence ATGGCTATCAAGAAACAATTTATAAAATCAAAACCTGTTTGTAAAGTTACTTTTTCAATTGAAGCTAAAGAGGCAAATGTTGCTTCTGTAGTTGGTGATTTTAACAACTGGAATCCAAAAGAAGGTGAATTGTCGAAATTAAAAAACGGTACTTTCAAAGGACTTTTTGAAGTTCCTAAAGATGCAACATATGAGTTTAAATATGTTGTTGATGGAAACTTTTTAAATGATCCTGAAGCAGATGGTTATGTATATAACGATTTTGCGGGTGCTGAAAACAGTGTGGTTACTGTATAG
- a CDS encoding DUF5686 and carboxypeptidase-like regulatory domain-containing protein: protein MKKLYYLFLFLIGVFNFISAQTKVSGKVVDNTNQPIPYANIVFKGSNIGVVSNEDGKFYIESDQNYKTLLVSFVGFPTKEVTLPKQINYNFIVTLSEGQNLKEVVVYAGKTSKKNNPALDILRKIWERRRKNGLKMFKQYQYSKYEKVEFDMNTIDSAMMKSKLFKGLEFVFKNVDTSRVTGKTYLPIFINESLSDVYGDNVAGKSKEILKANKNSGLGNGDGVNTFIKDLYNDFDIYDNYLYFFDKSFTSPLSRTGIDVYNYVLADTAFIDNKWCYNIVFYPRRKGELTFKGDFWVNDTTFAIKKINMAVTKSANINWVKDIYVEQEFEVLNDSIFLPTRDYMMTDFALRKKEESKGIYGKRTTLYQDFKFDQKKPDSFYKEEVNYIDNSVYNKDDDFWRENRFERLNKDEEGIYKMLDTLKTVKKFKRMYNLVSILGSGYIEMNNFDYGPIFSTFGYNEVEGVRLRVGGRTYFGPNDTWRLQGYTAYGFEDNKFKYGLSGKWMVDKKKRLILSGGNRRDVEQIGASLTTTNDVLGRSYASSGLFTTGSNGKLTNINLSTIAAEIEPVKNLTFQLGFSYRTLESASETFSLDYYTDNTLTDIKSEVKQSELNFQIEFTPKRKTIGYGVERREVDSPYSRFFVNYSSGFKGLFDSDFDYQKLQLYYRQPIIIGALGHSNLTMELGKTFGQIPLGLMSVVPGNQTYFIIKNTFSNLNFYEFVTDEYATFQWEHNFNGKIFARFPYLRKLNLREIIGLRGVYGKISDENRAINASGLTYVAPEKPYWEYSAGIGNIFKVFRIDFAWRANYRNLPDTNNFTVKGSFGFYF, encoded by the coding sequence ATGAAGAAATTATACTATCTATTCCTTTTTTTAATCGGTGTTTTTAATTTTATTTCAGCACAAACCAAAGTCAGTGGAAAAGTGGTTGATAATACGAATCAACCTATTCCTTACGCAAATATTGTTTTTAAAGGAAGTAATATTGGTGTAGTTTCTAATGAAGATGGAAAGTTTTATATTGAATCAGATCAAAATTATAAAACACTTCTTGTTTCTTTTGTTGGTTTTCCAACTAAAGAAGTTACTCTTCCAAAACAAATCAACTATAATTTTATTGTTACCTTAAGTGAAGGTCAAAACTTGAAAGAAGTAGTTGTTTACGCTGGTAAAACATCAAAGAAAAACAATCCTGCGTTAGATATCTTGAGAAAAATTTGGGAAAGAAGAAGAAAAAATGGGTTGAAAATGTTCAAACAATACCAATACAGTAAGTATGAAAAAGTAGAGTTTGACATGAATACTATTGACAGTGCAATGATGAAAAGCAAGCTCTTCAAAGGTTTGGAATTTGTTTTCAAAAATGTGGATACTTCAAGAGTTACAGGAAAAACATATTTGCCAATTTTCATCAATGAATCACTTTCGGATGTTTATGGTGATAATGTTGCAGGAAAAAGCAAAGAGATTTTGAAAGCTAATAAAAATTCAGGTTTAGGAAATGGTGATGGTGTAAACACATTTATTAAAGACTTATACAATGACTTTGATATTTATGATAATTATCTGTATTTCTTTGATAAAAGTTTTACGAGTCCATTGTCTAGAACAGGAATTGACGTGTACAATTATGTTCTTGCCGATACAGCTTTTATAGATAACAAATGGTGTTACAATATTGTTTTCTACCCAAGAAGAAAAGGTGAGTTGACTTTTAAAGGAGATTTTTGGGTAAATGATACCACTTTTGCTATTAAGAAAATAAACATGGCAGTTACTAAAAGCGCCAATATTAACTGGGTAAAAGATATTTATGTTGAGCAAGAGTTTGAAGTTTTGAATGACTCTATTTTTCTTCCAACACGTGATTACATGATGACCGATTTTGCTTTACGCAAAAAAGAGGAGTCAAAAGGTATTTATGGAAAACGTACTACTTTGTATCAAGATTTTAAATTTGACCAAAAGAAGCCTGATAGTTTCTACAAAGAAGAAGTAAATTATATTGATAATTCTGTTTACAATAAAGATGATGATTTTTGGAGAGAAAATCGTTTTGAAAGACTCAATAAAGATGAAGAAGGAATTTATAAAATGCTTGACACATTAAAAACAGTCAAGAAATTCAAAAGAATGTATAATCTGGTTTCCATTTTAGGAAGTGGTTATATTGAAATGAATAATTTTGATTATGGACCAATTTTCTCCACTTTTGGATATAATGAAGTAGAAGGTGTTCGTCTTCGTGTTGGTGGAAGAACTTATTTTGGGCCAAATGATACATGGCGTTTACAAGGTTATACTGCTTATGGATTTGAAGATAATAAATTTAAATATGGTCTTTCAGGAAAATGGATGGTTGATAAAAAGAAGCGTTTAATACTTTCTGGAGGAAATAGGCGGGATGTAGAACAAATAGGCGCAAGTTTAACCACTACAAATGATGTTCTAGGCAGGAGTTATGCTTCGTCAGGACTCTTTACCACAGGTTCTAATGGTAAGTTGACCAATATAAATTTATCTACTATTGCAGCAGAAATTGAACCAGTTAAGAATTTAACATTCCAACTTGGGTTTTCGTATCGAACTTTAGAATCTGCATCTGAAACTTTTAGCTTAGATTATTATACAGACAATACATTAACTGACATCAAAAGTGAAGTAAAGCAGTCAGAACTTAATTTCCAAATTGAGTTTACTCCTAAGCGTAAAACTATTGGTTATGGTGTTGAACGTAGAGAAGTAGATAGTCCATATAGTCGCTTTTTTGTAAATTATAGTTCAGGTTTTAAAGGATTATTTGATAGTGATTTTGACTATCAAAAGTTACAGCTTTATTATCGTCAACCTATTATAATTGGAGCTCTTGGTCATTCAAATTTAACTATGGAGTTAGGTAAAACTTTTGGGCAAATTCCATTAGGTTTGATGAGTGTTGTACCTGGTAACCAAACCTATTTTATTATTAAGAACACATTTAGTAACTTAAATTTCTATGAGTTTGTGACTGATGAGTATGCTACTTTTCAATGGGAACACAATTTTAATGGAAAGATTTTTGCTAGATTTCCTTATTTGAGAAAATTAAACCTTCGCGAAATTATTGGTCTTCGTGGTGTTTATGGAAAAATTTCAGATGAAAATAGAGCAATTAATGCTTCTGGGTTAACTTATGTTGCTCCCGAAAAACCTTATTGGGAATACAGCGCAGGAATTGGAAATATTTTCAAAGTATTTCGAATAGATTTCGCTTGGCGTGCAAATTATAGAAATTTACCAGACACTAATAATTTTACAGTCAAAGGTTCATTTGGATTTTATTTTTAA
- a CDS encoding thymidylate synthase: MKQYHDLMQHVLENGCQKGDRTGTGTKSVFGYQMRFDLNEGFPMVTTKKLHLKSIIYELLWFLKGETNISYLKENGVKIWDEWADENGDLGPVYGHQWRNWNSEEIDQITELIETLKNNPNSRRMLVSAWNPSVLPDTSKSFAENVANGKAALPPCHAFFQFYVANGKLSCQLYQRSADIFLGVPFNIASYALFTMMIAQVCDLQVGEFIHTFGDAHIYNNHFEQVELQLSREVRPLPKMILNPEVKNIFDFTFEDFTLVDYNPHPHIKGEVAI; encoded by the coding sequence ATGAAACAATATCATGATTTAATGCAACATGTTTTAGAAAACGGTTGCCAAAAAGGAGACAGAACTGGAACTGGAACAAAAAGCGTTTTTGGTTATCAAATGCGTTTTGACTTGAATGAAGGTTTTCCAATGGTAACAACTAAAAAATTGCATTTAAAATCAATTATTTATGAGTTGTTGTGGTTTTTAAAAGGAGAAACCAATATTAGCTATTTAAAAGAAAACGGAGTTAAAATTTGGGACGAATGGGCAGATGAAAATGGAGATTTAGGTCCAGTTTATGGTCATCAATGGCGTAATTGGAATAGCGAAGAAATTGACCAAATCACGGAACTAATAGAAACTTTAAAAAATAATCCTAACAGTAGAAGAATGCTAGTTTCTGCATGGAATCCTTCTGTTTTACCCGATACATCAAAATCATTTGCAGAAAATGTAGCTAACGGAAAAGCGGCTTTGCCTCCATGTCATGCTTTTTTTCAATTTTATGTAGCCAATGGAAAATTATCGTGTCAATTGTATCAACGTAGTGCTGATATTTTTCTTGGCGTTCCTTTCAACATTGCATCCTATGCTTTGTTCACAATGATGATTGCACAAGTATGTGATTTACAAGTTGGCGAATTCATTCATACTTTTGGTGATGCACATATTTATAACAATCATTTTGAACAAGTAGAATTACAACTTTCCAGAGAAGTTAGACCGTTACCAAAAATGATTTTAAACCCAGAAGTAAAAAACATTTTCGACTTTACTTTTGAAGATTTTACTTTAGTTGATTACAATCCACATCCACATATTAAAGGTGAAGTAGCAATATAA
- a CDS encoding 2TM domain-containing protein, with the protein METNQHELYEYARNRIKQKKRLYFHFILLIIGSIFLFIANKWLKFYPEKNWWIWAVTIWIFLFLLHFIKVFITNAFMNKNWERTQIDKLMEMQSKKIEKLKTDLEKNSPKTE; encoded by the coding sequence ATGGAAACCAATCAACACGAACTTTATGAATATGCTAGAAATCGTATCAAGCAAAAAAAACGATTATATTTTCATTTCATTTTATTAATTATTGGAAGTATTTTTTTGTTTATAGCAAATAAATGGCTCAAATTTTATCCTGAAAAAAATTGGTGGATTTGGGCTGTAACAATTTGGATTTTTCTTTTTCTATTACATTTTATAAAAGTATTTATAACTAATGCTTTTATGAATAAAAATTGGGAGCGAACTCAAATAGATAAATTGATGGAAATGCAATCAAAAAAAATTGAAAAATTAAAAACAGATTTAGAAAAAAATTCTCCTAAAACAGAATGA